In Candidatus Epulonipiscium viviparus, one DNA window encodes the following:
- the infC gene encoding translation initiation factor IF-3 has protein sequence MINEQIRDKEVRLIGLNGEQVGIVPIKEAQRRATLANLDLVKIAPQAKPPVCKIMDYGKFKFDAAKKEKEARKKQKTVSIKEVRLTASIQDNDLNTKLRNAQKFLAQGDKVKISVIFRGREMMHKEKGEELLERAIDQLKEFGVTDQKPKLEGRSMGVLVTPK, from the coding sequence ATGATTAACGAACAAATTCGTGACAAGGAAGTTAGATTAATTGGATTAAACGGGGAGCAGGTTGGAATAGTTCCTATAAAAGAAGCGCAACGTCGTGCAACGTTAGCGAATCTGGACTTAGTAAAAATTGCGCCCCAAGCAAAACCCCCAGTTTGTAAAATTATGGATTATGGGAAATTTAAATTTGACGCTGCAAAAAAGGAAAAAGAGGCGCGCAAAAAGCAAAAAACGGTTAGTATTAAAGAGGTTAGATTAACTGCTAGTATCCAAGATAACGATCTAAACACTAAGTTACGCAATGCGCAAAAATTTCTGGCTCAAGGAGATAAAGTAAAGATATCTGTAATTTTTAGAGGGCGAGAAATGATGCACAAAGAAAAAGGCGAAGAGCTCTTAGAGAGGGCAATCGACCAACTAAAAGAATTTGGCGTAACAGACCAAAAGCCTAAGTTAGAAGGCAGAAGTATGGGAGTACTTGTAACTCCGAAGTAA
- a CDS encoding malic enzyme-like NAD(P)-binding protein → MKEKALELHEKNKGKISMVSKLDTKTREDLSLAYSPGVAFPCLEIKNNKADVYKYTSKGNMIAVVSDGTAVLGLGDIGPWAGLPVMEGKAILFKNFGGVDAVPICLDTKDPDEIIKICKAIAPTFGGINLEDISAPRCFYIEETLKRELDIPVFHDDQHGTAIVVLAALKNACRLLNRDFANLKVVVNGPGAAGTSIIKLLYRCGVKNIIACDRNGILYKGKEGVIDQKEELCKITNFENIKGELKDAMIGRDVFIGVSAANCVTAEMIKSMNSEPIVFAMANPDPEISYDEAKAAGAKIAGTGRSDYPNQINNVLVFPGLFKGVLAAKCKISEEVKIVAADAIASLVADDELADDYIIPSAFDPRVAETVAKFIIEASEKDERKE, encoded by the coding sequence ATGAAAGAAAAAGCATTAGAGTTGCATGAAAAAAATAAGGGAAAAATAAGTATGGTAAGTAAGTTGGATACAAAAACGCGAGAAGACCTGAGTTTGGCATATAGTCCGGGAGTGGCATTTCCTTGTCTTGAAATCAAGAATAATAAAGCGGATGTGTATAAGTATACTTCAAAAGGAAATATGATAGCAGTGGTAAGCGATGGAACTGCAGTGTTGGGGCTTGGTGATATAGGTCCATGGGCGGGGCTACCTGTAATGGAGGGAAAAGCAATTTTGTTCAAAAATTTTGGTGGGGTCGACGCAGTGCCGATATGTTTAGATACCAAAGACCCCGACGAGATTATCAAGATTTGTAAGGCGATTGCACCAACATTTGGCGGAATCAATTTGGAGGATATAAGCGCACCAAGATGTTTTTATATAGAGGAAACATTAAAGAGAGAGCTCGACATCCCCGTATTTCATGATGATCAGCATGGCACAGCGATAGTGGTCCTGGCGGCGCTGAAAAATGCTTGTAGATTGTTGAATCGAGATTTTGCCAATTTAAAAGTAGTGGTAAATGGACCGGGGGCAGCGGGGACTAGTATAATAAAATTGTTGTATCGTTGCGGAGTAAAAAATATTATTGCGTGCGATAGAAACGGAATTTTGTATAAAGGAAAAGAAGGGGTAATAGATCAAAAAGAAGAGCTATGCAAAATCACAAATTTCGAAAATATAAAAGGTGAGCTCAAAGATGCGATGATAGGGAGAGACGTATTTATCGGAGTATCGGCAGCGAATTGTGTAACAGCGGAAATGATTAAGTCGATGAATTCAGAACCTATTGTATTTGCAATGGCGAATCCAGATCCGGAAATTTCATATGACGAAGCGAAGGCCGCAGGTGCCAAAATCGCGGGAACTGGAAGATCAGATTATCCGAATCAAATTAATAACGTGTTGGTATTTCCAGGATTATTTAAAGGAGTGTTAGCAGCAAAATGCAAGATTAGCGAAGAAGTGAAGATAGTTGCAGCAGATGCAATTGCGAGCTTAGTTGCAGATGATGAACTGGCAGATGATTATATAATACCGAGTGCATTTGACCCGCGAGTGGCAGAAACGGTGGCCAAGTTTATTATAGAAGCGAGTGAAAAAGATGAGAGAAAAGAATAG
- the rpmI gene encoding 50S ribosomal protein L35 yields the protein MPKLKTNKAAAKRFKVTATGKLKRNKAYTSHILTKKSPTRKRRLGKSCITDKTNEKQMKRLLNV from the coding sequence ATGCCAAAGTTAAAAACTAATAAAGCTGCCGCGAAGCGTTTTAAAGTGACTGCAACAGGAAAGTTAAAAAGAAATAAAGCATATACAAGCCACATTCTTACGAAAAAGTCTCCAACAAGGAAACGTCGATTAGGAAAGTCATGTATTACCGACAAAACTAATGAAAAACAAATGAAGCGTTTGCTAAACGTATAG
- a CDS encoding malic enzyme-like NAD(P)-binding protein: protein MIKSMNSEPIVFAMANPDPEISYDEAKAAGAKIAGTGRSENQINNVLVFPGLCKGVLAAKCKISEEVKIVAADAIASLVADDELADDYIIPSAFDPRVAETVAKFIIEASEKDERKE, encoded by the coding sequence ATGATTAAGTCGATGAATTCAGAACCTATTGTATTTGCAATGGCGAATCCAGACCCGGAAATTTCATATGACGAAGCGAAGGCCGCAGGTGCCAAAATCGCGGGAACTGGAAGATCAGAGAATCAAATTAATAACGTGTTGGTATTTCCAGGATTATGTAAAGGAGTGTTAGCAGCAAAATGCAAGATTAGCGAAGAAGTGAAGATAGTTGCAGCAGATGCAATTGCGAGCTTAGTTGCAGATGATGAACTGGCAGATGATTATATAATACCGAGTGCATTTGACCCGCGAGTGGCAGAAACGGTGGCCAAGTTTATTATAGAAGCGAGTGAAAAAGATGAGAGAAAAGAATAA
- the rplT gene encoding 50S ribosomal protein L20: MARVKGGVATKKRRNRVLKLAKGYRGAKSKQFRTAKQAVMKSLNYSYIGRKQRKREFRKLWIVRINAAARINGLSYSKFMNGLKNADININRKMLADLAINDPSAFSSLVETSKSNQK; this comes from the coding sequence ATGGCGAGAGTAAAAGGTGGCGTAGCTACTAAGAAGAGAAGAAATCGTGTATTAAAGCTTGCAAAAGGATATAGAGGCGCAAAATCTAAGCAATTTAGAACAGCAAAACAAGCGGTAATGAAGTCTTTAAACTATTCTTATATTGGTAGAAAGCAAAGAAAAAGAGAGTTTAGAAAGCTATGGATTGTAAGAATCAATGCTGCAGCACGTATCAATGGACTTTCTTATAGCAAATTTATGAATGGACTTAAAAATGCTGACATAAATATCAATAGAAAAATGCTTGCTGATCTAGCTATAAACGATCCAAGTGCTTTCTCTAGTCTTGTAGAAACGTCAAAATCTAATCAAAAATAA
- the fumC gene encoding class II fumarate hydratase, producing the protein MEYRIEKDTMGEVKVEAEKLWGAQTQRSLENFKIGNRKMPAEIIVALAELKKACAVANVAYEKLEPDVAKAIGEACDDIAAGKLASNFPLSVYQTGSGTQTNMNLNEVIARHVNLQGKTRKTHPNDDINKSQSSNDTFPAAMHIAAVVALNKQLYPSIQKLLATLESLSIQYMDVIKIGRTHLQDATPITFGQEISGWAAMLKNSLNMIKDSEKYLYELAIGATAVGTGLNAPVGFGEKVCEVLAEETGFPFVSAANKFHALTSKDALANTHGAIKALAANLMKIANDIRWLACGPRAGFGEIEIPENEPGSSIMPGKVNPTQCEAMTMVVARVMGNDVTIGLAAGSGNFELNVFMPVLIDSLLESVGLLSDAMISFNDNCAEGIKPSYQKMEENLKNSLMLVTALNPHIGYDKAAKIAKYAHEKSINLEEAAIQLNMITAEEFKLYVNPKKMI; encoded by the coding sequence ATGGAATATAGAATAGAGAAGGATACGATGGGTGAAGTAAAAGTAGAAGCCGAGAAACTGTGGGGGGCACAAACGCAACGTAGCTTAGAAAACTTCAAGATAGGCAATCGTAAAATGCCAGCAGAAATAATTGTAGCGCTTGCCGAATTAAAAAAGGCCTGTGCTGTGGCAAACGTAGCGTATGAAAAATTAGAGCCCGATGTTGCAAAAGCGATAGGCGAGGCGTGCGATGACATTGCAGCTGGGAAGTTGGCATCAAATTTTCCGTTGAGTGTGTATCAAACAGGATCTGGAACACAAACGAATATGAATTTGAACGAGGTAATTGCAAGACATGTAAATTTGCAGGGTAAGACACGCAAGACGCATCCGAATGATGATATCAATAAATCGCAAAGTTCAAACGATACGTTTCCGGCGGCAATGCATATAGCGGCAGTTGTAGCATTAAATAAGCAACTATATCCGAGTATTCAAAAATTGTTGGCAACATTAGAATCATTGAGCATACAATATATGGATGTCATAAAGATTGGGAGAACGCATCTGCAAGACGCAACACCGATAACGTTTGGGCAAGAAATCAGCGGCTGGGCAGCAATGCTAAAAAACTCACTCAATATGATTAAGGATAGCGAAAAATATTTGTATGAATTAGCAATTGGGGCAACTGCGGTTGGAACGGGCCTTAACGCACCAGTAGGGTTTGGAGAAAAAGTGTGTGAAGTGTTAGCAGAAGAGACTGGATTTCCATTCGTCAGTGCGGCAAATAAATTTCACGCATTAACAAGCAAAGATGCGCTTGCCAATACCCATGGAGCGATTAAAGCGTTAGCGGCAAATTTAATGAAGATAGCAAACGATATAAGATGGTTGGCCTGCGGACCGCGTGCGGGATTTGGTGAGATAGAAATACCAGAAAACGAACCGGGCTCATCAATTATGCCAGGCAAAGTAAATCCGACGCAATGCGAAGCGATGACGATGGTGGTAGCGCGAGTGATGGGCAATGACGTGACGATTGGATTGGCAGCAGGGAGCGGAAACTTTGAGCTTAATGTGTTTATGCCAGTGTTAATTGATAGCTTGTTAGAGTCTGTGGGATTGTTATCCGATGCGATGATATCGTTTAATGATAATTGTGCGGAAGGAATTAAGCCGAGCTATCAAAAAATGGAAGAAAACTTAAAAAATTCGCTAATGCTAGTGACGGCATTAAATCCACACATTGGATATGATAAGGCAGCAAAGATTGCGAAATACGCACATGAAAAAAGCATAAACTTGGAGGAGGCGGCCATACAATTAAATATGATAACAGCAGAGGAGTTTAAATTGTATGTTAATCCAAAAAAAATGATTTAA
- a CDS encoding peptidoglycan-binding protein, with translation MYIHSLENEANQLIGGTLVVETKTNTDTGSIIPVPGVHISISDESKMIAEYDTDIIGATPIVPLDAPLELDSEKIDYSKKPYATYKIEARSEDFVPVIVEGVQVFSGIRSILPIELIPTDTLTRAAEEVIVIGPPTVYGDYAPKIPEEETKSVKATGFVVLSEVVIPEYVIVHAGSPKNDSAPNYTVPFKDYVKNVASSEIYPTWPRETIKANVIAIVSYTLNRVYTEWYRNQGKDYTITNSTAYDHAFTYGRNIFDTISAVVDEFFDTYVKRPGVTQPLLTQYCDGKNVSCPGWMTQWGSEKLGRDGLSAEEILRYFYKNIEFKEAKAVYGNPESFPGYSIKIGNEGAAVRTIQEQLNRISQSYPLIPKVPSNGVFGEKTEEAIKVFQKVFYLAPDGVVGKATWYKLSEIYVAVTQIASLM, from the coding sequence ATGTATATACATTCATTAGAGAATGAAGCAAATCAACTTATTGGTGGTACACTTGTAGTAGAAACAAAGACAAATACGGATACTGGATCTATTATACCTGTTCCAGGGGTGCATATTAGCATTTCGGATGAAAGTAAAATGATAGCGGAATATGACACAGATATAATAGGTGCAACGCCGATAGTTCCCCTAGATGCACCTCTAGAATTGGATAGTGAAAAAATAGACTATAGCAAAAAACCATATGCTACATATAAAATAGAGGCAAGATCTGAAGATTTTGTACCTGTAATAGTAGAAGGAGTTCAGGTTTTTTCTGGGATTAGATCAATTTTGCCAATAGAATTGATACCAACGGATACTTTAACAAGAGCAGCAGAAGAAGTGATTGTAATTGGTCCACCAACAGTCTATGGAGACTACGCTCCCAAAATTCCAGAAGAAGAGACAAAGAGTGTAAAAGCAACTGGATTTGTCGTATTGAGTGAAGTTGTGATTCCGGAGTATGTTATAGTTCATGCAGGTTCTCCCAAAAACGACTCTGCACCAAACTATACAGTGCCTTTTAAAGATTACGTCAAAAATGTAGCTAGTTCTGAAATTTACCCAACCTGGCCTCGTGAAACAATTAAAGCAAATGTTATAGCAATAGTCTCATATACTCTAAATAGAGTGTATACAGAATGGTATCGCAACCAAGGCAAAGACTATACCATTACAAATTCGACAGCATATGATCATGCATTTACATATGGACGTAATATATTTGATACAATCTCTGCAGTTGTTGATGAATTTTTCGATACCTATGTAAAAAGACCTGGCGTAACTCAACCGTTGTTGACGCAATATTGCGATGGCAAAAATGTAAGTTGCCCAGGATGGATGACACAATGGGGGAGTGAGAAACTGGGTAGAGACGGGTTAAGTGCAGAAGAAATTCTCAGATACTTTTATAAAAATATTGAGTTCAAAGAGGCAAAAGCAGTTTATGGAAATCCGGAGTCTTTCCCAGGATATAGCATCAAAATAGGCAACGAGGGCGCAGCAGTAAGAACAATTCAAGAGCAGCTAAATCGTATTTCACAAAGTTATCCGCTAATACCAAAAGTACCGTCTAATGGTGTATTTGGTGAAAAAACAGAAGAAGCGATAAAAGTATTCCAAAAAGTTTTTTACCTAGCGCCAGATGGTGTTGTGGGCAAAGCAACATGGTATAAACTATCAGAGATATATGTGGCAGTTACTCAAATAGCATCATTGATGTAA
- a CDS encoding flavin reductase family protein has protein sequence MKKSVGPNTFLFNTPTVVVGTYDENDQPNMMTAAWAGIVNSKPPMISVSLRKATYTYNSILQKKAFTVAIPKSSQVVEVDYLGAKSGRDEDKIDSIHYTAKRSNVVDAPYCDEFPVILECKLFNSQELGLHTMFIGEVIDVKIDESALTNANTPDLSQIQPFSYSPGANEYHAQGSFIGNAHSIWKTLQEDASNENKPAYPHKNIGAVVGLYPTPVTIVGTVIEDKVNWINIAHIGIVGNDCILLSINRSHYSNHGIIINETLSINMVSEEILVWADYVGMYSGAKTDKSTVFEYYDGELKHAPLITKSPIAMECELIDTYATEHHDNFIVRPVNTYVHTDCLTIDGKIDYEKVRPILFEMPNQQYLNLGKVIRKCGQKYKTE, from the coding sequence ATGAAAAAATCTGTAGGACCAAATACTTTTTTATTCAACACGCCAACTGTTGTAGTTGGGACATACGATGAAAATGATCAACCAAACATGATGACCGCTGCCTGGGCTGGAATTGTCAACTCTAAGCCTCCTATGATTTCGGTCTCACTACGCAAAGCCACATATACCTATAATTCAATTTTACAAAAAAAAGCATTTACCGTTGCTATTCCAAAAAGCAGCCAAGTTGTAGAAGTTGACTATTTGGGAGCCAAATCCGGTAGAGATGAAGACAAAATTGATTCTATTCACTATACCGCAAAACGCAGTAATGTTGTTGATGCTCCTTATTGCGATGAGTTTCCCGTAATTTTAGAATGCAAATTATTTAACAGCCAAGAACTCGGATTGCATACAATGTTTATTGGTGAGGTTATAGATGTAAAAATAGATGAATCGGCTTTGACCAATGCCAATACACCAGACCTCAGCCAAATCCAACCGTTCTCATATTCACCCGGTGCAAATGAATATCATGCGCAAGGCTCTTTTATTGGCAATGCACATAGTATTTGGAAAACTTTACAAGAAGATGCTTCAAATGAAAACAAACCAGCATATCCGCACAAAAATATTGGTGCTGTTGTCGGTCTATACCCCACCCCTGTTACTATCGTGGGTACTGTTATCGAGGACAAGGTCAACTGGATCAATATTGCTCATATAGGCATCGTCGGCAATGACTGCATACTTCTTAGTATTAATCGATCTCATTATTCAAATCATGGCATCATCATTAATGAAACTCTTTCTATAAATATGGTCTCTGAAGAAATACTCGTATGGGCCGATTACGTAGGCATGTATTCTGGAGCCAAAACAGATAAATCCACAGTTTTTGAATATTATGATGGAGAACTCAAGCATGCACCTTTAATCACAAAATCTCCTATTGCCATGGAATGCGAGCTAATTGACACTTATGCTACTGAACATCACGACAACTTTATCGTACGTCCTGTTAACACATATGTCCACACAGATTGCCTTACTATAGATGGCAAAATTGATTACGAAAAAGTTCGACCAATTCTATTTGAGATGCCAAATCAACAATATTTAAACCTCGGCAAAGTTATTAGAAAATGTGGTCAAAAATATAAAACAGAATAA
- the sigK gene encoding RNA polymerase sporulation sigma factor SigK yields the protein MLYFSCFSYFSSITSFPQSLSAEEETYYLDLYAKGDMKAKDVLIERNLRLVAHIVKKYSNLNKEMDDLISIGTIGLIKGITSFKSEKGTRLATYAARCIENEILMSVRASKKENKETSLQSPIGTDKEGNEISLLDILCIENDSIFEQVDLKIETTKLHTKIEDALKPREKLILILRYGLNNQPPMTQREIAKMLGISRSYVSRIEKKALKKLLTELK from the coding sequence ATGTTATATTTTTCTTGCTTTTCTTATTTTAGCTCTATAACATCTTTTCCCCAATCTTTAAGTGCCGAAGAAGAAACCTATTATTTAGATCTTTATGCAAAAGGAGACATGAAAGCTAAGGATGTCTTAATCGAACGAAATTTGCGTTTAGTTGCCCATATAGTTAAAAAATATAGCAATCTAAACAAGGAGATGGATGATTTAATTTCAATCGGTACTATCGGATTAATTAAGGGAATCACCTCATTTAAATCAGAGAAAGGAACCAGACTAGCGACATATGCAGCTCGCTGTATAGAAAATGAGATTCTTATGAGTGTTAGAGCTAGCAAAAAAGAAAATAAAGAAACTTCTCTCCAATCACCAATCGGCACAGACAAAGAAGGTAATGAGATTTCATTACTCGATATACTTTGCATAGAAAATGATTCTATTTTTGAACAGGTAGATCTTAAAATAGAAACTACAAAATTACATACCAAAATTGAAGATGCTTTAAAGCCACGGGAAAAACTAATTTTAATACTTCGATATGGTCTAAACAACCAACCCCCTATGACACAAAGAGAGATTGCCAAAATGTTAGGAATTTCTAGATCATATGTTTCCAGAATTGAAAAAAAGGCATTAAAAAAACTCCTTACTGAACTAAAATAG
- a CDS encoding glycoside hydrolase family 2 TIM barrel-domain containing protein: MSQVYNRNWIKNPEIFSVNRLKAHTFFETYMPKYGNIENSVTEMSLNGMWYFRYHENLDIGIPQASIDISCKGWGQIKVPAHIQMQGFDKPHYVNRMYPWDGVEEIVHPNVPTYFNPVGVYVKYFKLPKEWSLDERIVISFLGVESGFALWMNGTFVGYSEDTFTTSEFDITPYLVAGENKLYMEVYKFTTGSWMEDQDFWRFSGIFRDVYLYRTPKSYIEDFKIDARPADDGSSGKLTIEAEVVAAEPVKLFVGMYEKEELMNTYELEKVADGKYRIAVDIENVKLWSSEYPNLYELMFALKNIKDEVLQVIPYKTGFKKIEIIDKIIYINGKRIVFNGVNRHEFSHVNGRALTYDEMLWDIIEMKRHNINAVRTSHYPNNPAFYDLCDEYGIYVMDEVNLETHGTWKYKIDNFQEYALPGNNPLWTAAVVDRTASMYERDKNHPSVIIWSLGNESYGGQNFREMKKYLTERDDRPVHYEGTEHCKEFADVTDIESQMYTTNVDEYFTKDFKKPLILCEYAHAMGNSCGALHKYIGYTRKYPSYQGGFIWDFIDQSILSTDRYGNEYLAYGGDFGDRPNDENFCVNGLIFGDRTLSPKMQHVKNCYQYIEIIPSRTEVTFKNHYLFTNLNNFRFVCTVAIDGEIIETKKMDINVAPGEEATYDLPITSVTVSGEVVVTVAAVLRRDTLWEKAGYEVAFGQYIYKIQGIAVNHDIKILHDGEDSIKMVVEDEHGLRIENSEINIGVYGQGFSYMFARKKAELTSMKIGNREVLTHTPRPNFWRASTDNDRGNGMDFKCAVWQVAGKNSRVRKVNFIDNGNHVKITYTYELAAVRTNCEVAYSVFEDGAIKVNFHYKGKKGLPMLPEVGIMMGLIPELKNVKWYGYGEEDTYADTFQGAKVGVYKTTVSANLKPYVVPQATGNKCGVRWLTLTDNQGTGIKVSGEDLLEVVALPYTPTQLEDAQHHFKLPAVYDTFLRINHRQMGVGGDNSWGALVHEEYTIPSDEDIKYSFKIEIINQ; this comes from the coding sequence ATGTCGCAAGTCTATAATAGAAACTGGATTAAAAACCCAGAGATTTTTAGTGTAAATAGGTTAAAAGCACACACCTTTTTTGAAACCTATATGCCAAAATATGGAAATATAGAAAATTCGGTAACAGAAATGAGTTTGAATGGAATGTGGTACTTTAGATATCATGAAAATTTGGATATTGGAATTCCACAAGCAAGCATTGATATAAGTTGCAAAGGGTGGGGACAAATTAAAGTTCCGGCGCACATTCAGATGCAAGGCTTTGATAAGCCGCACTATGTTAATAGAATGTACCCTTGGGATGGAGTAGAAGAAATAGTACACCCAAATGTGCCGACATATTTCAACCCGGTTGGTGTGTATGTAAAATATTTCAAGCTACCAAAAGAGTGGAGCCTTGATGAGAGAATTGTAATAAGCTTTTTGGGAGTGGAATCCGGGTTTGCGTTATGGATGAACGGCACCTTTGTAGGATACAGTGAAGATACTTTTACGACTAGTGAATTTGATATAACACCGTATTTAGTTGCAGGTGAAAATAAATTGTATATGGAAGTCTATAAGTTTACCACAGGTAGCTGGATGGAAGACCAAGATTTTTGGAGATTTAGTGGCATATTTAGAGATGTATACCTATATAGAACTCCGAAATCATATATAGAAGATTTTAAGATTGATGCGAGGCCAGCAGATGATGGAAGCTCTGGCAAATTGACAATAGAAGCAGAAGTAGTTGCAGCAGAGCCGGTCAAGCTTTTTGTGGGTATGTATGAAAAGGAAGAATTAATGAACACATATGAGCTAGAAAAAGTTGCAGATGGCAAATACCGAATTGCGGTAGATATAGAAAACGTAAAATTGTGGAGTAGCGAATATCCGAATTTATACGAGTTGATGTTTGCGCTAAAAAATATAAAAGATGAAGTGTTGCAAGTGATTCCATATAAAACAGGATTTAAGAAAATTGAGATAATCGATAAGATCATCTATATTAATGGCAAACGCATAGTTTTTAACGGGGTGAACAGACATGAATTTAGCCACGTAAACGGTCGCGCGTTAACCTACGACGAAATGCTGTGGGATATAATTGAGATGAAGCGCCACAATATTAATGCAGTAAGAACATCGCACTACCCAAACAATCCAGCATTCTACGATCTATGTGATGAATATGGTATATATGTAATGGACGAAGTAAACCTAGAAACTCATGGTACGTGGAAATACAAAATCGACAACTTTCAGGAATACGCACTTCCAGGAAACAACCCGCTTTGGACTGCAGCAGTGGTCGATCGAACTGCATCTATGTATGAGCGAGATAAAAATCATCCGAGTGTTATAATCTGGTCGCTAGGCAATGAATCTTATGGAGGTCAAAATTTTAGAGAGATGAAGAAATATTTGACTGAAAGAGATGATAGACCAGTTCACTACGAAGGAACAGAGCACTGCAAAGAGTTCGCAGATGTAACAGATATAGAGAGCCAGATGTATACCACAAATGTCGACGAATACTTCACGAAAGATTTCAAGAAGCCGTTAATATTGTGTGAATACGCTCACGCTATGGGGAACTCTTGTGGTGCGCTACACAAATATATTGGCTATACGAGGAAATATCCTAGTTATCAAGGTGGATTCATCTGGGACTTTATAGATCAAAGCATTTTGTCAACAGACAGATACGGCAACGAATATCTTGCCTATGGCGGCGACTTTGGAGATAGACCAAACGACGAGAACTTCTGCGTAAATGGATTAATTTTTGGAGACCGTACTCTCAGCCCCAAGATGCAACACGTAAAAAACTGTTACCAATATATCGAAATTATTCCTAGCAGAACTGAAGTAACATTTAAAAATCACTATCTGTTTACAAATCTCAACAATTTTAGGTTTGTATGCACCGTGGCAATAGACGGAGAAATAATCGAAACGAAAAAAATGGACATCAATGTTGCTCCTGGAGAAGAGGCGACCTACGATTTGCCGATCACAAGTGTGACAGTAAGTGGCGAAGTGGTGGTAACCGTAGCTGCAGTATTAAGAAGAGATACGCTGTGGGAAAAGGCTGGATATGAAGTAGCGTTTGGCCAATATATCTATAAAATACAAGGAATAGCCGTAAATCATGATATTAAAATTTTGCATGATGGAGAAGATTCCATTAAGATGGTTGTGGAAGATGAGCATGGATTGAGGATAGAAAACTCTGAGATAAACATTGGTGTGTATGGTCAGGGATTTTCATATATGTTTGCAAGAAAGAAAGCCGAGCTGACCTCTATGAAGATTGGCAATCGCGAAGTTTTAACGCATACTCCAAGGCCAAACTTCTGGCGAGCATCAACTGATAACGATCGTGGCAATGGTATGGATTTTAAATGTGCAGTATGGCAAGTAGCAGGAAAAAATTCACGTGTACGAAAAGTTAATTTTATTGATAACGGCAATCATGTTAAAATCACTTATACCTACGAGCTAGCAGCAGTGAGGACCAATTGTGAAGTAGCGTATTCGGTCTTTGAGGATGGTGCAATCAAAGTAAATTTCCATTATAAGGGAAAAAAAGGTTTGCCAATGCTCCCAGAAGTAGGAATAATGATGGGGCTGATTCCAGAGCTGAAAAATGTGAAGTGGTATGGATATGGAGAAGAAGATACCTATGCAGATACATTTCAAGGGGCAAAAGTGGGAGTATACAAAACCACGGTGTCTGCAAATCTCAAGCCATACGTCGTTCCTCAAGCAACAGGAAACAAGTGTGGTGTACGATGGCTAACCCTAACAGATAACCAAGGCACGGGTATCAAAGTATCGGGCGAAGATCTACTAGAGGTGGTTGCCCTGCCATATACTCCGACCCAACTGGAGGATGCGCAGCATCACTTTAAATTGCCAGCCGTCTATGACACGTTCCTAAGGATTAATCATAGGCAAATGGGAGTGGGCGGAGATAATAGCTGGGGCGCATTGGTCCATGAAGAATACACGATTCCAAGCGATGAAGATATTAAATATTCATTCAAGATCGAAATAATTAATCAGTAA